The genomic interval CACTTGAACGGTTGCTGATCTCGTGCATGCCCTCGGGCGTGCACGGAGGATGCGGACCGCAGCGTCCATCCCCCGTCGGAGACCGCGCACCATCGGCCCCTCGTGAGCCCCGGGTGTGTCCGAGTCCGCCGGAGGGTTTTTTGATGCCCGCCGCGCTCCGCACCGTCATCCGGCCCTGGGGCCGGGTATCCGGGCAACGGTCCATATCCGTTCCGCAAGGCTGGCTCCCCGTCCCGGGTGGCGAGAACCGGCGAGACGACAGGAGTACTGAGTGATTCAGCAGGAGTCGCGACTGAAGGTCGCCGACAACACGGGTGCGAAGGAGATCCTCTGCATCCGCGTTCTCGGTGGCTCCGGTCGCCGTTACGCAAGCATCGGCGACACCATCGTGGCGACCGTCAAGGACGCCATCCCCGGTGGCAACGTCAAGAAGGGCGATGTCGTCAAGGCCGTCGTCGTGCGCACCACCAAGGAGCGCCGCCGCGCCGACGGTTCCTACATCCGTTTCGATGAGAATGCCGCCGTGATCCTCAAGACGGACGGCGAGCCGCGAGGCACGCGCATCTTCGGCCCCGTGGGCCGCGAGCTGCGCGACAAGCGGTTCATGAAGATCATCTCGCTGGCGCCGGAGGTGCTGTGACATGGCAGGCATGAAGATCAAGAAGGGTGACCTGGTCCAGGTCATCACCGGCCGCACGAGCGATGGCGACAAGGCCGCCAAGCGCGGGCTCGAGCCGGGCGACAAGGGCAAGCAGGGCCGTGTGCTCGAGGTGTTCACCGACACGCAGCGCGTGCTGGTGGAGGGCGTCAACCGCCGCACCCACCACCTGCGTCCGACCCAGCAGGGCGGCGCCGGTGGCATCGAGCAGCGCGAGGCTCCGATCCACGTCTCGAACGTGGCGCTCGTCGACCCCGAGGACAACCGTCCCACCAAGGTCGGCTACCGCGTGGAGACCCTCGAGCTCGAGAACGGCCGCACCAAGCAGGTCCGTGTGCGCTACGCCAAGCGCTCCGGGAAGGACATCTGATGAGCACCGTGACGACCGAGGCGCCCACCCCGCGCCTGAAGAGCACCTACCGTGACGACATCAAGGCCAAGCTCACCGAGCAGTTCGGCTACGAGAACGTCATGCTGGTCCCCGGCCTGACCAAGATCGTCGTGAACATGGGCGTCGGCGACGCCGCTCGCGACTCGAAGGTGATCGACGGCGCGATCCGCGACCTCGCCACCATCACCGGTCAGAAGCCCCAGGTGACCAAGGCCCGCAAGTCCATCGCCCAGTTCAAGCTGCGCGAGG from Brachybacterium kimchii carries:
- the rplX gene encoding 50S ribosomal protein L24 — encoded protein: MAGMKIKKGDLVQVITGRTSDGDKAAKRGLEPGDKGKQGRVLEVFTDTQRVLVEGVNRRTHHLRPTQQGGAGGIEQREAPIHVSNVALVDPEDNRPTKVGYRVETLELENGRTKQVRVRYAKRSGKDI
- the rplN gene encoding 50S ribosomal protein L14; protein product: MIQQESRLKVADNTGAKEILCIRVLGGSGRRYASIGDTIVATVKDAIPGGNVKKGDVVKAVVVRTTKERRRADGSYIRFDENAAVILKTDGEPRGTRIFGPVGRELRDKRFMKIISLAPEVL